From Cellulomonas oligotrophica, a single genomic window includes:
- a CDS encoding DNA translocase FtsK, with translation MATRTTSSSTRPARAGAPAKGAARGGSSRPSGRSAPPPRQPALPLRVVRGIWMGGAHLVGGTARRLGHGARDLDPAHRRDGVAFTLLALAVVVAAREWWDLSGTAGDVIHNVVAGTFGVVGIGVPVVLLGLAVRLMRHPERTQANSRITIGLSAIAVAVCSIVHLTSGRPGTDDMAAQRDAGGIVGFAVGTPLATLLTPVVAGLLLGLLAFFGVLVVTATPVHLIGPRLAGLYRRLTGQHPAEEAAQDDDAPLVIEALHSARPQDEPKPRRPRRLGRRPKRDAAGDEPDPLLDGYEGDEAFERAALVHHEHAGEPVVDDVVEDPTERMPAATRTAPTEKVVSRAANLSAPPTTAVPRGEQPMLEGDVVYVLPGEDALAKGAPHKVRSAANDRVVDSLTSVLEQFDIDAKVTGFTRGPTVTRYEVELGLGTKVERVTALSKNIAYAVASADVRILSPIPGKSAIGIEIPNSDRETVALGDVLRSSASKRTEHPMVIGVGKDVEGGYVVANLAKMPHLLVAGATGAGKSSFVNSMIVSILMRSTPDEVRMILVDPKRVELTLYEGIPHLITPIITNPKKAAEALEWVVKEMEARYDDLAMFGYKHIDDFNAAVRAGKVKPLPGSERKIATYPYLLVIVDELADLMMVAPRDVEASIQRITQLARAAGIHLVLATQRPSVDVVTGLIKANVPSRLAFATSSLTDSRVVLDQPGAEKLIGQGDALFLPMGAAKPMRTQGAWVSESEIHAVVEHVKGQLKPVYREDVAVAAPKKQVDEDIGDDLDLLLQAAELVVTTQFGSTSMLQRKLRVGFAKAGRLMDLLESREIVGPSEGSKAREVLITPDDLPGTLAMLRGEPGAEDDEPVAGTDEAAPWSDPQA, from the coding sequence ATGGCGACCCGCACGACCTCGAGCTCGACGCGTCCGGCGCGCGCCGGCGCCCCGGCGAAGGGTGCTGCGCGCGGCGGGTCGTCGCGTCCCTCGGGCCGGTCGGCCCCGCCGCCGCGCCAGCCGGCGCTGCCGCTGCGGGTCGTGCGCGGCATCTGGATGGGCGGGGCCCACCTCGTCGGCGGCACGGCCCGTCGGCTCGGCCACGGTGCCCGCGACCTCGACCCCGCGCACCGCCGCGACGGCGTGGCGTTCACCCTGCTCGCGCTTGCGGTGGTCGTCGCGGCCCGCGAGTGGTGGGACCTGTCGGGCACCGCCGGCGACGTGATCCACAACGTCGTGGCCGGGACGTTCGGCGTCGTCGGGATCGGCGTCCCGGTGGTGCTCCTCGGCCTGGCCGTGCGGCTCATGCGCCACCCCGAGCGCACCCAGGCCAACTCCCGCATCACGATCGGCCTGAGCGCGATCGCCGTGGCCGTGTGCTCGATCGTGCACCTGACGTCGGGGCGGCCCGGGACCGACGACATGGCGGCCCAGCGCGACGCCGGGGGGATCGTCGGCTTCGCGGTCGGGACCCCGCTGGCGACGCTGCTCACCCCCGTCGTCGCGGGCCTGCTGCTGGGGCTGCTGGCGTTCTTCGGCGTCCTCGTCGTCACCGCGACGCCCGTGCACCTGATCGGCCCGCGCCTGGCCGGGCTGTACCGCCGCCTGACGGGGCAGCACCCGGCCGAGGAGGCCGCGCAGGACGACGACGCCCCCCTGGTCATCGAGGCCCTGCACAGCGCCCGGCCGCAGGACGAGCCGAAGCCGCGCCGGCCCCGCCGGCTGGGACGTCGGCCGAAGCGGGACGCGGCGGGCGACGAGCCCGACCCGCTGCTGGACGGGTACGAGGGGGACGAGGCCTTCGAGCGGGCAGCCCTCGTGCACCACGAGCACGCGGGCGAGCCGGTCGTCGACGACGTCGTCGAGGACCCCACCGAGCGGATGCCCGCGGCGACGCGCACCGCCCCCACCGAGAAGGTCGTCAGCCGGGCCGCGAACCTCAGCGCACCGCCCACGACCGCGGTGCCCCGCGGCGAGCAGCCGATGCTCGAGGGCGACGTCGTCTACGTGCTGCCCGGCGAGGACGCGCTCGCCAAGGGCGCACCGCACAAGGTCCGGTCGGCCGCCAACGACCGCGTCGTCGACTCCCTGACGTCCGTGCTCGAGCAGTTCGACATCGACGCCAAGGTCACCGGGTTCACCCGCGGCCCCACGGTCACCCGCTACGAGGTCGAGCTGGGCCTGGGCACCAAGGTCGAGCGCGTGACCGCCCTGTCCAAGAACATCGCGTACGCCGTGGCCAGCGCGGACGTGCGGATCCTCTCGCCGATCCCCGGCAAGTCCGCGATCGGCATCGAGATCCCCAACAGCGACCGCGAGACGGTCGCGCTCGGCGACGTGCTGCGCTCGTCGGCCTCCAAGCGCACCGAGCACCCCATGGTCATCGGCGTCGGCAAGGACGTCGAGGGCGGGTACGTCGTGGCGAACCTGGCGAAGATGCCGCACCTGCTGGTCGCCGGCGCCACCGGCGCGGGCAAGTCGTCGTTCGTCAACTCGATGATCGTCTCGATCCTCATGCGCTCCACGCCCGACGAGGTCCGGATGATCCTCGTGGACCCCAAGCGCGTCGAGCTGACCCTGTACGAGGGCATCCCGCACCTGATCACGCCCATCATCACCAACCCCAAGAAGGCCGCCGAGGCCCTCGAGTGGGTGGTCAAGGAGATGGAGGCGCGCTACGACGACCTGGCGATGTTCGGGTACAAGCACATCGACGACTTCAACGCCGCCGTGCGGGCCGGCAAGGTCAAGCCCCTGCCGGGCTCCGAGCGCAAGATCGCCACCTACCCGTACCTGCTGGTCATCGTCGACGAGCTCGCCGACCTCATGATGGTCGCCCCGCGGGACGTCGAGGCGTCGATCCAGCGCATCACCCAGCTCGCGCGCGCCGCCGGCATCCACCTCGTGCTCGCCACCCAGCGCCCCTCGGTCGACGTCGTGACGGGCCTGATCAAGGCGAACGTGCCGTCGCGCCTCGCGTTCGCGACGAGCTCGCTGACCGACTCCCGCGTCGTCCTCGACCAGCCCGGTGCCGAGAAGCTCATCGGCCAGGGCGACGCGCTGTTCCTGCCGATGGGCGCCGCCAAGCCCATGCGCACCCAGGGCGCGTGGGTCTCGGAGTCCGAGATCCACGCCGTCGTCGAGCACGTCAAGGGCCAGCTCAAGCCCGTGTACCGCGAGGACGTCGCGGTCGCGGCACCCAAGAAGCAGGTCGACGAGGACATCGGCGACGACCTCGACCTGCTCCTGCAGGCCGCCGAGCTCGTCGTGACCACGCAGTTCGGCTCGACGTCGATGCTGCAGCGCAAGCTGCGCGTCGGGTTCGCCAAGGCGGGCCGGCTCATGGACCTGCTCGAGTCCCGGGAGATCGTCGGCCCGTCCGAGGGGTCGAAGGCCCGCGAGGTCCTCATCACCCCCGACGACCTGCCCGGCACGCTCGCGATGCTGCGCGGCGAGCCCGGCGCCGAGGACGACGAGCCGGTCGCCGGCACGGACGAGGCAGCGCCCTGGTCCGACCCGCAGGCGTGA
- a CDS encoding putative bifunctional diguanylate cyclase/phosphodiesterase: MSADLVAPVGAVSTVIAAVAVVALVTVLVLLDRARRQARRNVDLLRHALELRQRYDALQAVTREGVLVQSEDGLVLDISARAAAILGVDAEDAVGRRVAELGVPFVDEHGLAMNPAAVLGAQRGGRPAGEPLVVGVLAPVPGTRPRVVQVAARPVPGADGTRPAVLTTLVDVTVRHEAEVALSRSETQFRVAMENAPIGMALVDLDWQITEANAALADLLGTHVAGLRGYRLDELAAPEDRAQQRMEMDRLLGGGQHRFSLEMRCRRADGHLVWVVLDAALVRGPEGRPDHFVVQVRDATESRLQAEMLTHRAMHDPLTGLANRTLLQEVLQSALEQPGAQDRIAVLACDLDGFKEVNDRYGHPAGDEVLVHVAGVLRAATGGAGTVARLGGDEFVVVVQDADAVKAVFEVASEIHTGLREPLRVGRRRMGVGASVGIALAEAHLVEAGAPTLLAAADAALYRAKAAGRGRTEVYDASMELATATTLQRELQQAVAQGELVVHYQPIVDLSDVHVVGYEALVRWQHPQRGLLLPGAFLPHIQEAGVAVALGQLVVTQVVEFLARTEDTGRWVSVNVSADQLGDGEFATRLLQELSRHRVTAGRLVVELTESSLVASGTRIRHELTQLSAAGVPILLDDFGTGVSPLQYLRDLPVAGVKLDMSFTSGIPHDPTAGRVVRALGALARELAMVTIAEGIEHEEQADFLRHNGWRYGQGWLFGAAQEVPSER, encoded by the coding sequence GTGAGCGCCGACCTCGTCGCACCGGTCGGAGCGGTCAGCACGGTCATCGCGGCCGTCGCCGTGGTCGCCCTCGTCACCGTCCTCGTGCTGCTGGACCGGGCCCGGCGGCAGGCGCGCCGCAACGTCGACCTGCTGCGGCACGCGCTCGAGCTGCGGCAGCGGTACGACGCGCTGCAGGCCGTGACCCGCGAGGGCGTCCTCGTGCAGTCCGAGGACGGGCTGGTGCTCGACATCTCCGCGCGGGCCGCGGCCATCCTCGGTGTCGACGCCGAGGACGCCGTCGGCCGGCGCGTCGCCGAGCTCGGGGTGCCGTTCGTCGACGAGCACGGCCTGGCGATGAACCCCGCGGCGGTCCTCGGTGCGCAGCGCGGCGGACGCCCCGCCGGCGAGCCCCTCGTCGTCGGCGTGCTCGCCCCCGTGCCCGGCACCCGGCCGCGCGTCGTGCAGGTCGCCGCCCGGCCCGTGCCCGGGGCCGACGGCACCCGGCCCGCGGTCCTCACCACCCTGGTCGACGTCACCGTCCGGCACGAGGCCGAGGTCGCGCTGTCGCGCAGCGAGACGCAGTTCCGGGTGGCGATGGAGAACGCGCCGATCGGCATGGCCCTGGTCGACCTCGACTGGCAGATCACCGAGGCCAACGCGGCGCTCGCGGACCTGCTCGGCACGCACGTGGCGGGCCTGCGCGGGTACCGGCTGGACGAGCTCGCCGCCCCCGAGGACCGCGCCCAGCAGCGGATGGAGATGGACCGGCTGCTCGGCGGCGGCCAGCACCGGTTCTCCCTCGAGATGCGCTGCCGGCGGGCCGACGGGCACCTCGTCTGGGTGGTGCTCGACGCGGCGCTCGTGCGGGGGCCGGAGGGGCGGCCCGACCACTTCGTCGTCCAGGTGCGCGACGCCACCGAGTCGCGGCTGCAGGCCGAGATGCTCACGCACCGGGCCATGCACGACCCGCTGACGGGCCTGGCCAACCGGACCCTGCTGCAGGAGGTCCTGCAGTCCGCGCTGGAGCAGCCCGGGGCGCAGGACCGGATCGCGGTGCTCGCGTGCGACCTCGACGGGTTCAAGGAGGTCAACGACCGGTACGGGCACCCGGCCGGCGACGAGGTCCTCGTGCACGTCGCCGGAGTCCTGCGGGCCGCCACCGGCGGTGCGGGCACCGTCGCGCGGCTCGGCGGCGACGAGTTCGTCGTCGTCGTGCAGGACGCCGACGCCGTCAAGGCGGTGTTCGAGGTCGCCTCGGAGATCCACACGGGTCTGCGCGAGCCGCTGCGCGTCGGGCGCCGGCGCATGGGCGTCGGCGCGAGCGTCGGGATCGCGCTCGCCGAGGCGCACCTCGTCGAGGCGGGGGCCCCGACCCTGCTGGCGGCCGCGGACGCCGCGCTCTACCGGGCCAAGGCCGCCGGGCGGGGACGCACGGAGGTCTACGACGCGTCGATGGAGCTCGCGACCGCGACGACCCTGCAGCGCGAGCTCCAGCAGGCCGTCGCGCAGGGCGAGCTCGTGGTGCACTACCAGCCGATCGTCGACCTGTCCGACGTGCACGTGGTCGGGTACGAGGCGCTCGTGCGCTGGCAGCACCCGCAGCGGGGGCTGCTGCTGCCCGGTGCGTTCCTGCCGCACATCCAGGAGGCGGGCGTCGCCGTCGCGCTCGGCCAGCTCGTGGTGACCCAGGTCGTGGAGTTCCTCGCGCGGACCGAGGACACCGGTCGGTGGGTCTCGGTCAACGTCTCGGCCGACCAGCTCGGCGACGGCGAGTTCGCCACGCGCCTGCTGCAGGAGCTGTCCCGGCACCGCGTCACCGCGGGGCGTCTGGTCGTCGAGCTCACCGAGTCCTCGCTGGTGGCGTCGGGCACGCGCATCCGGCACGAGCTCACCCAGCTGTCCGCGGCGGGCGTGCCGATCCTGCTCGACGACTTCGGCACCGGGGTCTCGCCGCTGCAGTACCTGCGCGACCTGCCCGTGGCGGGCGTCAAGCTCGACATGTCCTTCACCTCGGGCATCCCGCACGACCCGACCGCGGGCCGGGTCGTGCGCGCCCTCGGCGCCCTGGCCCGCGAGCTCGCGATGGTCACGATCGCGGAGGGGATCGAGCACGAGGAGCAGGCCGACTTCCTGCGCCACAACGGCTGGCGCTACGGCCAGGGCTGGCTCTTCGGCGCCGCCCAGGAGGTCCCCTCCGAGCGCTGA
- the pgsA gene encoding CDP-diacylglycerol--glycerol-3-phosphate 3-phosphatidyltransferase codes for MSDAVPSAWNLANVVTVLRIAVVPVFAVVLLADGGHTTSGRVLATGLFVLAAATDRVDGWLARRSNQVTDLGKMLDPIADKLLIGTALVLLSWLGDLPWWVPAVVLVRELGITVMRFFLLRYVVLPASRGGKLKTVLQSVAIPLFLLPLDRLPAFVTVVAWVAMVAAVVVTVVTGLDYVRTALRIRREARAAAPRGAATGRS; via the coding sequence GTGTCCGACGCCGTGCCCTCCGCCTGGAACCTGGCCAACGTCGTGACCGTCCTGCGGATCGCCGTCGTCCCGGTCTTCGCGGTGGTGCTGCTCGCCGACGGCGGGCACACGACCTCGGGCCGGGTCCTGGCCACCGGGCTCTTCGTGCTCGCCGCGGCGACGGACCGCGTCGACGGGTGGCTCGCCCGACGCTCGAACCAGGTCACCGACCTCGGCAAGATGCTCGACCCGATCGCCGACAAGCTCCTCATCGGCACCGCGCTCGTGCTGCTGTCCTGGCTGGGCGACCTGCCGTGGTGGGTGCCCGCCGTGGTGCTGGTCCGCGAGCTCGGGATCACCGTCATGCGCTTCTTCCTGCTGCGGTACGTGGTGCTGCCGGCCTCGCGCGGCGGCAAGCTCAAGACGGTGCTGCAGTCGGTCGCGATCCCGCTGTTCCTGCTGCCGCTCGACCGCCTGCCGGCGTTCGTCACCGTCGTGGCGTGGGTCGCCATGGTCGCCGCCGTCGTCGTCACGGTCGTCACCGGCCTGGACTACGTGCGCACCGCGCTGCGGATCCGGCGCGAGGCCCGGGCCGCCGCCCCGCGCGGGGCAGCGACCGGCAGGTCGTGA
- a CDS encoding CinA family protein has product MTADGAGRSSSTSHEPAHALLHLLAARGLTLAVAESLTGGLVTAALVDVPGASRVLRGGVVAYATDLKHALLGVDADLLARRGAVDAQVAAAMAAGVRDRLGADVGLATTGVAGPDPQDGHPAGTVHVAVHAPGAARGRELALPGGRDAVRRATVDAVLGLALEALRG; this is encoded by the coding sequence GTGACCGCCGACGGTGCAGGCAGGTCCTCGTCGACCTCCCACGAGCCGGCGCACGCGCTGCTCCACCTGCTGGCCGCCCGCGGCCTGACGCTCGCGGTCGCGGAGTCGCTCACCGGCGGCCTCGTGACCGCCGCCCTGGTCGACGTCCCCGGGGCGTCACGGGTGCTCCGCGGGGGCGTCGTCGCCTACGCGACCGACCTCAAGCACGCGCTGCTCGGCGTCGACGCCGACCTGCTGGCCCGGCGCGGGGCCGTCGACGCGCAGGTCGCGGCGGCGATGGCCGCGGGCGTGCGTGACCGGCTGGGTGCCGACGTGGGTCTGGCCACCACCGGTGTCGCGGGCCCCGACCCGCAGGACGGCCACCCGGCGGGGACCGTGCACGTCGCGGTCCACGCCCCCGGCGCGGCCCGTGGCCGCGAGCTCGCGCTGCCCGGCGGTCGCGACGCCGTCCGGCGGGCCACCGTCGACGCGGTCCTCGGCCTGGCCCTCGAGGCCCTGCGCGGCTGA
- a CDS encoding helix-turn-helix domain-containing protein has product MVVLRREIGDVLRDARQRQGRTLREVSSAARVSLGYLSEVERGQKEASSELLSSICDALDVPMSLVLREVSDRIAVAEGLLVPDTVPADLAAAVDGDTGRSWMQTRAELTPVG; this is encoded by the coding sequence ATGGTCGTGCTGCGACGTGAGATCGGCGACGTCCTGCGGGACGCGCGCCAGCGCCAGGGCCGCACCCTGCGTGAGGTGTCCTCGGCGGCCCGTGTCTCCCTCGGCTACCTCAGCGAGGTCGAGCGCGGGCAGAAGGAGGCGTCGTCGGAGCTGCTGAGCAGCATCTGCGACGCGCTCGACGTGCCCATGTCCCTCGTGCTGCGCGAGGTCAGCGACCGGATCGCGGTCGCCGAGGGCCTGCTCGTGCCCGACACCGTGCCGGCCGACCTGGCGGCGGCGGTCGACGGCGACACCGGCCGCAGCTGGATGCAGACACGGGCGGAGCTCACCCCGGTCGGCTGA
- a CDS encoding DNA-formamidopyrimidine glycosylase family protein, translating to MPEGDVLRRTAARLDAALAGQVLVRSDLRWPTAATTDLTGRTVLGTRPYGKHLLTRLDDGRTLHTHLRMDGTWRVVPTADARAAARHPRVRAVLGTVRWTAVGSLLGMLDVLRTRDEHEVVGHLGPDVLDGDFDDETPGVPWTGAPVLEHPVPGLPEAVRRWAAQGSRPVGELLLDQRVAAGIGTIFMAESLFALRWWPWAPADHVDDPAAVLRTARALMRASVLVGRPDPKVHGRAGRPCVRCGTRLRRDEVGAAPQQRPVFWCPRCQVRGAPTR from the coding sequence GTGCCCGAGGGTGACGTGCTGCGCCGCACCGCCGCGCGGCTCGACGCGGCACTGGCCGGGCAGGTGCTGGTGCGCTCCGACCTGCGCTGGCCGACCGCGGCGACGACGGACCTGACGGGGCGCACCGTGCTCGGCACCCGCCCCTACGGCAAGCACCTGCTCACGCGGCTGGACGACGGCCGGACCCTGCACACGCACCTGCGGATGGACGGCACGTGGCGGGTGGTGCCGACCGCGGACGCCCGGGCGGCCGCCCGGCACCCGCGGGTGCGGGCGGTCCTCGGCACGGTGCGGTGGACGGCCGTGGGGTCGCTGCTCGGGATGCTCGACGTGCTGCGCACCCGGGACGAGCACGAGGTCGTGGGGCACCTGGGCCCGGACGTGCTCGACGGGGACTTCGACGACGAGACGCCGGGCGTGCCGTGGACCGGCGCGCCCGTGCTCGAGCACCCGGTGCCCGGGCTGCCGGAGGCCGTGCGCCGGTGGGCCGCGCAGGGGTCGCGCCCGGTCGGGGAGCTGCTGCTCGACCAGCGGGTCGCCGCGGGGATCGGCACCATCTTCATGGCGGAGTCCCTGTTCGCGCTGCGCTGGTGGCCGTGGGCCCCCGCCGACCACGTGGACGACCCGGCCGCGGTGCTGCGCACGGCCCGCGCCCTCATGCGTGCGTCCGTGCTCGTCGGGCGGCCCGACCCGAAGGTGCACGGCCGCGCCGGGCGCCCGTGCGTGCGGTGCGGCACCCGGCTGCGCCGCGACGAGGTCGGCGCGGCGCCGCAGCAGCGGCCGGTGTTCTGGTGCCCGCGCTGCCAGGTGCGCGGCGCACCGACCCGCTGA